One region of Synechococcus elongatus PCC 11801 genomic DNA includes:
- a CDS encoding FtsW/RodA/SpoVE family cell cycle protein → MSFAIPQWLNLAPTATWNRTARLLHWLVFFWLVCGLLILLSASYDLALNESGNGFAYLIRQGVWLILGLVGFRWAIATPIQRFGQWAPIGLGLCLLGLMLTLVAGTTINGASRWLIVGPLQIQPSELMKPFLILQSAVVFGSWSRLRWSQRGFWLVIFLLILGIILKQPNLSTATLCGSLLWIIALAAGLPLSQLLLTVMAGGLVAGLSILRNPYQQERILAFLDPWHDPLDKSYQLVQSLLAIGSGGTWGTGYGLSVQKLSYLPIQNTDFIFSVYAEEFGLVGSLLFLLFLCCFGSVGFWVALRSRRTLNQLVATGCTTLLVLQSLLNIGVASGALPTTGLPLPFVSYGGNALLSSLFIAGLLIRVALEMDDEAPENPVPIASLKTVRRRSPA, encoded by the coding sequence ATGAGCTTTGCGATACCTCAGTGGCTAAACCTAGCCCCGACGGCGACTTGGAATCGCACGGCACGGCTTTTGCACTGGCTGGTGTTTTTTTGGCTGGTCTGTGGCCTGTTGATTTTGCTTTCGGCCTCCTATGATCTTGCCCTCAATGAATCGGGCAATGGTTTTGCCTATCTGATTCGCCAGGGGGTCTGGCTAATTTTGGGACTTGTGGGGTTTCGATGGGCGATCGCGACCCCGATTCAGCGCTTTGGTCAGTGGGCTCCCATTGGCTTAGGACTTTGCCTGCTTGGTCTGATGCTGACACTCGTCGCAGGGACCACCATCAATGGGGCTAGCCGCTGGTTGATTGTGGGACCGCTACAAATTCAGCCTTCAGAGCTGATGAAGCCGTTCTTGATTTTGCAGAGTGCTGTCGTGTTTGGTAGCTGGTCGCGTCTGCGTTGGTCACAGCGGGGATTCTGGCTGGTGATCTTTCTGCTGATTCTTGGAATTATCCTCAAGCAGCCCAACTTGAGTACGGCAACCCTGTGCGGCAGTTTGCTGTGGATCATTGCCCTCGCGGCGGGCTTACCGCTGTCTCAGCTCCTACTAACGGTGATGGCAGGAGGACTGGTCGCGGGGCTCAGTATTTTGCGTAATCCTTATCAGCAGGAGCGGATTCTAGCTTTCCTTGATCCGTGGCACGATCCCCTCGATAAGAGCTATCAGTTGGTTCAGAGTTTGCTGGCGATCGGCTCAGGAGGTACCTGGGGAACAGGCTATGGTCTCTCGGTGCAAAAGCTCTCCTATCTCCCCATTCAGAACACCGACTTCATCTTTTCGGTCTATGCCGAAGAGTTTGGACTGGTGGGCAGTCTGCTCTTTCTGCTCTTTCTCTGCTGCTTTGGCAGCGTGGGTTTTTGGGTTGCGCTGCGATCGCGGCGAACCTTGAACCAGCTGGTGGCGACGGGTTGCACAACTTTGCTGGTGCTGCAATCGCTGCTCAATATTGGGGTGGCCTCCGGTGCGCTGCCGACGACGGGACTACCGCTGCCGTTTGTTAGCTACGGCGGTAATGCGCTGCTGTCCAGTCTGTTTATTGCCGGCCTTTTAATTCGTGTGGCGCTGGAAATGGACGATGAGGCTCCTGAGAATCCTGTGCCCATCGCCTCCCTCAAAACGGTGCGGCGGCGATCGCCGGCCTAG
- a CDS encoding cytochrome c biogenesis protein CcdA — MFDTFARWFEALETLLFQLSLWADTLVNGQLQHPGVLTFVIVWVAGLATSLTPCTLSMLPVTFAYLGGYSEGDRAQSLRQSGLFCLGLATTLMALGLSAAVLGRIYGQIGWGLTLASGLIAIVMGLNLLGLLPLRLPGLNTTSWLQEEWPVDLRAYLLGLTFGLVASPCSTPVLATLLAWVAASGQVRLGAALLGIYALGSVLPLLLAGLLAASLRQLLALRQWSAWLTPTSGIVLVGFGLITLLLRLPIHA; from the coding sequence ATGTTCGACACTTTTGCCAGATGGTTCGAAGCGCTGGAGACACTGCTGTTCCAGCTCAGCCTCTGGGCTGACACCCTTGTCAATGGTCAGCTCCAGCATCCGGGAGTCCTGACCTTTGTAATTGTCTGGGTTGCAGGGCTAGCCACCAGCTTGACCCCCTGCACGCTTTCGATGCTGCCCGTCACCTTCGCCTATCTCGGTGGCTATAGCGAAGGCGATCGCGCTCAAAGCTTGCGTCAATCAGGACTCTTTTGTCTGGGCTTAGCGACCACGTTGATGGCATTGGGTTTGAGCGCTGCGGTGCTGGGTCGCATCTATGGTCAGATTGGCTGGGGGCTGACCTTGGCTTCGGGCCTGATTGCGATCGTCATGGGACTCAACCTGTTAGGACTCCTGCCACTGCGACTGCCCGGACTCAACACCACCAGCTGGCTCCAAGAAGAATGGCCGGTTGACCTGCGCGCCTATCTCTTGGGTCTGACTTTTGGCCTGGTGGCTTCGCCCTGTAGTACGCCTGTCTTAGCGACGCTGCTGGCTTGGGTTGCGGCCAGTGGACAAGTACGGCTTGGGGCTGCCCTGCTAGGAATCTATGCCCTTGGATCTGTGTTGCCCCTTCTCCTCGCGGGACTACTCGCGGCCTCGCTTCGCCAACTCTTGGCGCTGCGTCAGTGGTCAGCTTGGCTGACGCCGACCAGCGGCATTGTTTTGGTTGGTTTTGGTCTGATCACTCTGCTCCTTCGTCTGCCCATCCACGCATGA
- a CDS encoding cytochrome c biogenesis protein, whose translation MTSDSLVSPSLSDRLRRGQQIFWTWLADLRLAIVLLLGIAIASASGTVIEQGQSLAFYQENYPTDPALFGFLSWRWILTLGLDHVYRAGWFLGLLILFGASLTACTFRRQWPALQAAQRWQFYQEPRQFSKLALSASLPQGKLETLEPLLRQRRYRLFRADDALYARRGLAGRVGPILVHAGMLVVLGGAIWGSLGGFFAQEMVPSGETFQVRNVIDAGPWSSSRIPQDWSVKVNRFWIDYAPDGRIDQFYSDLSVVDRDGQEQDRQTIHVNQPLRYGGLTFYQADWAIAAAQVRLNNSPVLQLPMARLPATGRIWGTFVPTKPDLSSGVSLIAKDLQGTAVVYGNDGEPLATLRKGMAVEVDGVRLSLVDLVGSTGLQIKSDPGIPWVYAGFLFVMVGVVCSYISHAQVWALQQDGQLYIGGRSNRALVAFEQEMLEVLAQLDAQSQHSTESAIA comes from the coding sequence ATGACCTCTGATTCTCTTGTCTCGCCGTCACTTTCCGATCGCCTGCGGAGGGGGCAGCAAATTTTTTGGACTTGGCTGGCTGACCTGCGACTGGCGATCGTGCTGTTGTTGGGAATTGCGATCGCTAGTGCCAGTGGTACCGTGATCGAGCAAGGACAGAGTCTTGCTTTTTATCAGGAAAACTACCCTACTGATCCGGCCTTGTTTGGCTTCCTCTCGTGGCGCTGGATCCTGACGCTTGGCTTAGACCATGTCTACCGGGCGGGTTGGTTCTTGGGTCTGCTGATTTTGTTTGGTGCCAGCCTGACTGCCTGCACCTTTCGCCGGCAATGGCCTGCCCTGCAGGCGGCTCAGCGCTGGCAGTTTTATCAAGAACCTCGGCAATTCAGCAAATTAGCCCTCAGTGCCAGTCTGCCTCAGGGCAAACTTGAAACCTTGGAACCACTGTTGCGTCAGCGCCGCTATCGTCTCTTCCGAGCCGACGACGCCCTCTACGCACGGCGGGGGTTAGCCGGTCGAGTTGGACCGATTTTGGTGCATGCAGGAATGCTCGTGGTCTTGGGTGGTGCAATTTGGGGCTCACTTGGGGGCTTCTTTGCCCAAGAGATGGTTCCCAGCGGTGAGACGTTTCAAGTACGGAATGTGATTGATGCGGGGCCGTGGAGCAGTAGTCGCATTCCTCAAGACTGGTCTGTGAAGGTCAACCGCTTTTGGATTGACTATGCGCCTGACGGCCGTATCGATCAGTTTTACTCCGATCTCTCGGTGGTTGATCGGGACGGGCAAGAGCAAGACCGACAGACAATCCACGTTAACCAACCGCTGCGCTACGGGGGACTGACCTTCTATCAGGCTGACTGGGCGATCGCCGCTGCCCAAGTACGACTCAATAACAGTCCCGTCCTCCAACTCCCCATGGCTCGTCTTCCGGCAACAGGGCGGATTTGGGGCACCTTTGTTCCGACCAAGCCAGACCTTAGCAGTGGCGTTTCACTCATTGCCAAGGATCTCCAAGGAACGGCTGTAGTCTACGGCAATGACGGCGAACCCCTGGCAACCCTGCGGAAAGGCATGGCAGTGGAGGTAGATGGTGTCCGGCTCAGCTTGGTGGATCTGGTTGGTAGTACGGGTCTGCAAATCAAGTCCGATCCGGGTATCCCTTGGGTCTACGCTGGCTTCCTGTTCGTGATGGTGGGCGTGGTTTGTAGCTACATCTCCCACGCCCAAGTCTGGGCCTTACAACAGGACGGTCAACTATATATCGGTGGTCGCAGCAATCGCGCTCTGGTTGCCTTTGAACAAGAGATGCTGGAAGTACTTGCTCAGCTGGATGCTCAAAGTCAGCACTCGACAGAATCCGCGATCGCCTGA
- a CDS encoding P-II family nitrogen regulator — MKKIEAIIRPFKLDEVKIALVNAGIVGMTVSEVRGFGRQKGQTERYRGSEYTVEFLQKLKLEIVVEDAQVDTVIDKIVASARTGEIGDGKIFVSPVDQTIRIRTGEKNADAI; from the coding sequence TTGAAGAAGATTGAGGCGATTATTCGTCCGTTCAAACTGGACGAAGTCAAGATTGCGCTCGTCAATGCTGGCATTGTCGGGATGACGGTTTCAGAAGTGCGCGGTTTTGGTCGCCAAAAAGGCCAAACGGAGCGCTATCGGGGTTCGGAATACACGGTTGAGTTTTTGCAGAAGCTGAAGCTAGAGATCGTGGTGGAAGATGCCCAAGTCGATACCGTAATCGACAAAATCGTTGCATCGGCCCGCACGGGTGAGATTGGTGACGGCAAGATTTTTGTCTCGCCTGTCGACCAAACCATCCGGATTCGGACTGGCGAGAAAAACGCCGACGCAATCTAA
- the galE gene encoding UDP-glucose 4-epimerase GalE → MAATGATILVTGGAGYIGSHTVRALQAQGYQPIVLDNLSNGHRAIAADVLQVPLIVGDTRDCALLDRLFAEHPIEAVIHFAASIEVGESVRDPGNFYANNVSGSLTLLQAMVAAGCQQLVFSSTCATYGLPQVIPIPEDHPQAPINPYGRSKWMVEQFLQDFQAAYGLRSVIFRYFNAAGADPQGDLGEAHDPETHLIPLVLQAAAGQRPSIQVYGTDYPTPDGTCIRDYIHVCDLADAHVRGLTYLADGGATTAFNLGNGNGFSVKEVIATAERVTQRLIPVQFGDRRPGDAIALVGSGEKARQILSWEPQFPSLETMIQHAWQWQQRSDRP, encoded by the coding sequence GTGGCAGCAACTGGGGCAACCATTCTGGTAACGGGCGGTGCAGGCTACATCGGCTCCCACACAGTGCGGGCACTACAAGCTCAGGGCTACCAGCCGATCGTGCTCGACAACCTCAGCAATGGGCATCGGGCGATCGCTGCAGATGTGCTGCAAGTGCCCCTGATCGTGGGGGATACGCGCGATTGCGCTTTACTTGATCGCCTCTTTGCTGAGCATCCGATTGAGGCAGTCATCCACTTTGCCGCCTCGATCGAAGTGGGGGAATCAGTACGCGATCCCGGTAATTTCTATGCCAACAATGTCAGCGGCAGCCTGACCCTGCTGCAAGCGATGGTGGCGGCAGGCTGTCAGCAGCTTGTCTTTTCCTCAACCTGCGCCACCTACGGACTCCCGCAAGTGATTCCGATTCCCGAAGATCATCCCCAAGCGCCAATCAACCCCTACGGTCGCAGCAAGTGGATGGTGGAGCAGTTTCTGCAGGATTTTCAGGCTGCCTATGGGCTGCGATCAGTGATCTTTCGCTACTTCAATGCCGCCGGTGCTGACCCACAGGGGGACTTAGGTGAGGCTCATGATCCTGAGACCCATTTGATTCCTTTAGTTCTTCAAGCGGCCGCAGGCCAACGCCCCAGTATTCAGGTCTACGGCACGGATTACCCAACGCCGGACGGCACCTGCATTCGTGACTACATCCACGTCTGCGACTTGGCGGATGCCCATGTGCGTGGCCTGACTTACTTGGCAGACGGTGGCGCAACGACTGCTTTCAACTTGGGCAATGGCAATGGCTTCTCAGTCAAGGAAGTGATTGCCACCGCTGAGCGGGTTACCCAGCGATTGATTCCGGTGCAATTTGGCGATCGCCGCCCCGGTGATGCGATCGCTCTTGTCGGTAGCGGAGAGAAAGCTCGCCAGATCCTTAGCTGGGAGCCACAATTCCCGAGTCTAGAAACGATGATTCAACATGCTTGGCAGTGGCAACAGCGTAGCGATCGCCCCTAA
- a CDS encoding TlyA family RNA methyltransferase, producing the protein MAKHRLDALLVDRGLCPSRQQAQRLIRAGEVRVAQTVVDKPGSLVAEDAVIEVAAKPPFVSRGGEKLAKALATFPIALSDRICLDAGISTGGFTDCLLQAGASKVYGVDVGYGQVDWKIRTDPRVVLRERTNIRNLQPTDLYAAEDTWPDLAVADLSFISLTKVLPTIAQLLRSPRELILLVKPQFEVGREKVGKGGVVRDRKDHVTAIAQVLESAQELGWQGQGLTWSPLLGPAGNIEYLLWLSETETSWVGDHSAIDTLTTEAIAALRAG; encoded by the coding sequence GTGGCCAAGCACCGTTTAGATGCCCTACTCGTCGATCGCGGCCTCTGTCCTTCACGCCAGCAGGCCCAGCGGCTGATTCGGGCTGGCGAAGTGCGCGTTGCCCAAACTGTTGTCGATAAGCCCGGTAGCTTGGTTGCTGAAGATGCCGTGATTGAAGTTGCGGCAAAGCCACCTTTCGTCTCTCGGGGGGGAGAGAAGCTAGCAAAGGCTCTAGCCACGTTCCCGATCGCTCTCAGCGATCGCATCTGCCTGGACGCAGGTATTTCCACCGGTGGCTTCACTGATTGCCTGCTGCAAGCTGGTGCCAGCAAGGTCTACGGCGTCGATGTTGGTTATGGGCAAGTGGATTGGAAAATTCGCACCGATCCGCGAGTTGTGCTGAGGGAACGCACCAATATTCGCAATCTCCAGCCAACAGACTTATACGCTGCTGAAGATACCTGGCCGGATCTTGCGGTAGCTGACCTCTCATTCATTTCTTTGACCAAGGTTCTGCCCACAATCGCGCAGCTATTGCGATCGCCCCGCGAACTAATCCTGCTGGTGAAGCCTCAGTTTGAAGTCGGGCGCGAGAAAGTCGGCAAGGGTGGTGTGGTGCGCGATCGCAAAGACCATGTGACGGCGATCGCTCAAGTCTTGGAGTCGGCTCAGGAGTTGGGCTGGCAAGGTCAGGGACTGACGTGGTCACCGCTATTGGGACCAGCGGGCAATATCGAATATTTGCTCTGGCTGAGTGAAACTGAAACCAGCTGGGTGGGCGATCATTCCGCGATTGATACCCTCACGACTGAGGCGATCGCCGCACTGCGTGCCGGATAA